The following proteins are co-located in the Malus sylvestris chromosome 13, drMalSylv7.2, whole genome shotgun sequence genome:
- the LOC126595149 gene encoding uncharacterized protein LOC126595149, with the protein MANFSASFYLFALLFAFTSVKTTITMVNADCYLATIGGGCPDKHQCEITCSTCNRGVGEVRSFCKPGGAGIPYEQCVCVMAKGAPCSPPPPPKCPDWPRALSATNVTGNL; encoded by the exons ATGGCCAACTTCTCTGCTTCCTTCTACTTGTTTGCGCTCCTTTTTGCTTTCACATCAG TCAAAACAACGATAACAATGGTGAATGCCGATTGTTATCTAGCGACGATTGGCGGTGGTTGTCCGGATAAACACCAGTGTGAGATCACATGTAGTACTTGTAACCGCGGTGTTGGGGAGGTCCGCTCGTTTTGCAAACCTGGTGGCGCCGGAATTCCATACGAACAATGCGTTTGTGTGATGGCAAAAGGTGCTCCCTGTAGTCCTCCTCCTCCGCCAAAGTGCCCAGACTGGCCTCGAGCTCTTTCTGCTACCAATGTCACTGGAAATTTGTAA
- the LOC126595363 gene encoding F-box/kelch-repeat protein At3g23880-like gives MLPSLFRSPIRNLTKRTSVCKAWRLSPLFLVHRVSGQASSTLLHKAIVDDVTNEVYSLHYDNRTFDEYSKVEFPVSHMGKLSNSHLRVVGTCNGLICLADDIFRYGYNFFLWNPAIRKLLKLPVPGFTYRTHGGYDARIGFSFDDVTNDYKVVRIVTLLDDDEKLAVAEVYSLAIGSWTSLGSLAQCQLRGAASQAFVNGALRWPALRWGFNGAKYFILTFDVGSQLFG, from the coding sequence aTGTTACCCTCCCTTTTTAGATCACCCATtagaaatttgacaaaaagGACATCAGTTTGCAAAGCATGGAGATTAAGCCCCCTCTTCCTAGTTCATAGGGTTTCTGGTCAAGCCAGCTCCACCCTCCTCCACAAAGCCATCGTTGACGATGTAACGAACGAGGTTTACTCTCTGCATTATGATAACCGGACTTTCGACGAGTACTCCAAGGTAGAATTTCCAGTTTCTCACATGGGAAAACTGTCCAATTCACATCTTCGCGTGGTCGGCACTTGCAATGGGCTGATCTGCCTTGCGGATGATATCTTCAGATATGGTTACAACTTTTTCTTATGGAACCCAGCCATTAGAAAGTTACTGAAACTTCCTGTGCCTGGTTTTACATATAGGACGCATGGTGGGTACGATGCTAGAATTGGATTCAGTTTTGATGATGTGACCAATGACTATAAGGTTGTGAGAATTGTCACTCTTTTGGATGATGATGAGAAGTTAGCTGTAGCTGAGGTATATTCACTAGCCATTGGCTCATGGACCAGTCTTGGTTCTCTTGCTCAATGTCAACTACGTGGAGCCGCATCCCAGGCTTTTGTTAATGGGGCTCTTCGTTGGCCTGCACTCCGTTGGGGGTTTAATGGTGCTAAGTACTTTATACTGACATTTGACGTGGGCAGTCAGTTGTTCGGTTAG
- the LOC126595364 gene encoding uncharacterized protein LOC126595364, producing the protein MAPEDIHKTAFRCPGHVGAYEYLVMPFGLKNAGATYQRAMNAIFHDLIGQSMEVYIDDIVVKSKTEEQHLVDLKQALMRMRIHKLKMNPKKCAFGVRAGNFLGFLVHQRGVEVDKNKSRAILESLPPTNKVQLQRLLGKINFLRRFIANLAGKIQPLTPLLRLKDRENFEWGPTHQQAFDSIKAYLTSPPVLVPPQRGKPLKLYISASERSIGSLLAQNNEGGKEQAVYYLSRILTEVETRYSPVEKLCLALYFTASKLRHYMLPCHVHIIAKTDVIKYMLSRPMLAGRIGKWILALSEFSFQYIPQRAVKGQAIADFLTEHQESQSEEINIPGSLEVANVWIPLRSDVSGKEDWIQQEIRRVAGLWITPWKLYFDGSYTQKAAGAGIVIINPQGVYHYYSFLLDYQENTNNRAEYEALIIGLEILMNLGATEVEIFGDSELVINQLNGEFKCRHITMAGYYMAATQLLSLWESEISVNHIPRGSNLAANEMAQLASGVPTQERRYGVDVEIQTRNLPSILDRRFSLDVMVLETEVEDWRTPITQYLKDPSSPTSKKNRQQATNPYYPQSNGQAEASNKILVNIIKRMVIDSPERWHEMLGNTLWAYRTSKRAGTGTTPYALTFGQDAVLPMEINVSSVRIQNQFGLHSAEYIEAMCQGIVISKREQIGTDLRNSHTVIGLCGQHELGRGPSHKIFTMYDDEARLITTSCEKISHQEETS; encoded by the exons ATGGCGCCAGAGGATATTCATAAGACAGCTTTTAGATGTCCtggtcatgtgggggcatatgaatatctggtcatgccattcgggctcaaaaATGCAGGCGCCACGTatcaaagggcaatgaatgccatttttcatgatttaattggccaAAGCATGGAGGTGTATATCGATGACATTGTGGTGAAATCTAAGACAGAAGAGCAGCATCTCGTGGACCTCAAGCAAGCATTGATGAGGATGCGGATCCACaagttgaagatgaatccaaagaaatgcgcttttggagtaagagcgggcaaTTTTTTGGGATTCTTGGTGCATCAGAGAGGTGTGGAGGTGGACAAAAATAAGTCTCGGGCAATATTAGAGTCACTTCCACCTACCAACAAAGTACAGCTTCAGAGATTGCTAGGTAAAATCAACTTcttaaggagattcattgccaatttggCGGGCAAAATCCAGCCACTAACTCCGCTACTAAGATTGAAGGATAGGGAGAATTTTGAGTGGGGGCCAACCCACCAGCAGGCATTCGATAGCATCAAGGCTTACTTAACTTCCCCACCAGTGCTGgtgccacctcaaaggggaaagcCATTGAAACTATATATTTCTGCATCGGAAAGATCAATTGGGAGTCTACTAGCCCAGAATAATGAAGGAGGAAAAGAGCAGGCTGTGTATTACCTCAGcagaattctgaccgaggtagaaacaagatattctcCGGTGGAAAAACTGTGTTTGGCTCTATATTTTACTGCCAGCaagctaaggcattacatgctACCTTGTCATGTGCACATTATCGCcaaaacagatgtgataaagtatatGTTGTCAAGACCTATGCTAGCAGGgaggattgggaagtggattctagcattatcagaattcagTTTTCAGTACATACCCCAGAGGGCAGTCAAAGGCCAGGCAATTGCTGACTTCCTGACCGAACATCAGGAGTCTCAAAGCGAGGAAATCAATATCCCGGGAAGTTTAGAAGTTGCTAATGTATGGATCCCACTAAGAAGTGATGTTTCGGGCAAAGAAGATtggatccagcaagagataaggAGAGTAGCAGGTCTTTGGATTACACCTTGGAAGCTATATTTCGATGGATCCTACACTCAGAAGGCAGCAGGAGCTGGAATTGTGATTATAAACCCTCAAGGGGTTTATCATTACTATTCCTTCCTACTTGATTATCAAGAAAATACCAATAATCGGGCGGAGTATGAGGCATTGATTATCGGCCTGGAAATCCTAATGAACTTGGGGGCAACTGAAGTAGAGAtctttggtgattcagagttaGTGATAAATCAACTAAATGGCGAGTTCAAatgcagacatatcactatGGCAGGGTACTATATGGCAGCAACACAACTGCTAAGTTTGTGGGAGTCTGAGATATCAGTCAATCACATTCCTAGGGGATCTAACTTGGCAGCCAATGAAATGGCGCAACTAGCTTCAGGAGTGCCAACGCAAGAAAGGAGGTATGGTGTTGATGTTGAGATCCAAACAAGAAACCTTCCCTCTATCTTAGATCGGAGGTTCAGTctggatgtaatggttctagAGACCGAGGTGGAAGATTGGAGGACACCTATTACTCAGTATCTGAAAGATCCTTCTTCACCCACAAGTAAGAAGAACAGgcagcaagcaaccaa TCCATACTACCCTCAGTCAAATGGGCAAGCAGAGGCTAGCAACAAGATCTTGGTCAACATTATTAAAAGGATGGTGATTGATAGTCCAGAAAGGTGGCATGAGATGCTAGGGAACACGTTGTGGGCATACCGGACTTCTAAAAGAGCGGGGACAGGCACGACTCCTTATGCCTtgactttcgggcaagatgcagtgcttccTATGGAAATCAACGTCAGTTCCGtaagaattcaaaaccaatttgggttGCATAGTGCAGAAtatatcgaagccatgtgtcaag ggattgttaTATCAAAGAGGGAGCAGATTGGGACGGACCTTAGAAATTCACATACG gtgatcgggttgtgcggccaacatgAGCTTGGTAGAGGACCCTCCCACAAGATCTTCACCATGTATGATGATGAAGCCCGACTTATCACCACAAGTTGTGAGAAGATCAGTCATCAAGAGGAGACCtcctga
- the LOC126595148 gene encoding uncharacterized protein LOC126595148, giving the protein MEKKVLVHYNHTDPCAFARWTTKESFQFMAARPWQQVIDFYSDVVTGRKPLSALLGNACLTRSNLCNRLESVPLSQDKGGRWARLTFKIVVSYHGGSFDGWQRQPGLNTVQSLVEKSLGKFVDERKAKQLRDKGLPLEAAAVVAGRTDKGVTALHQVCSFYTWNKDVKSQDITNAINSAVPGKLRVVSVTEVSRTFHPNFTAKWRRYVYIFPFNDEEDMEQSNQSGENAQNFKSTQNHHENENGCYQCSETNAGNLIINDNEDIGIEKKPWKFSVSRVNQLLQKLEGKLLSYKMFARDTKPSRNVGPPTECFVFHARAKESKLPCLEHERGSRVMCIELVANRFLRRMVRVLVATAIREAAAGADEDALLKLMDATCRRATAPPAPPDGLCLVDVGYEEFNPQDCLISKE; this is encoded by the exons atggaGAAGAAGGTTTTGGTTCACTACAACCACACCGATCCCTGCGCATTTGCACGCTGGACTACCAA AGAAAGCTTCCAGTTCATGGCCGCCCGGCCATGGCAACAGGTCATCGATTTTTACTCCGACGTGGTCACGGGCCGGAAGCCCCTGTCCGCCTTGTTGGGCAATGCTTGTTTGACTAGGAGTAATTTATGCAATAGGTTGGAGAGTGTTCCGCTGTCTCAAGATAAGGGTGGGAGGTGGGCTCGACTGACATTCAAGATTGTTGTTTCGTACCATGGCGGTTCGTTTGATGGGTGGCAGAGGCAGCCGGGACTCAATACTGTTCAAAG TTTGGTGGAAAAATCTCTGGGGAAATTTGTTGATGAGAGGAAAGCCAAGCAGCTGAGAGATAAAGGTTTACCATTAGAAGCGGCTGCTGTTGTTGCTGGGCGCACTGACAAAGGAGTGACTGCCCTTCATCAAGTTTGTTCTTTTT ATACTTGGAATAAGGATGTTAAATCTCAAGATATTACAAATGCCATTAATAGTGCAGTACCAGGAAAACTCAGGGTTGTATCGGTTACGGAG GTATCACGGACCTTCCATCCAAATTTTACTGCCAAATGGAGAcgctatgtatatatatttccaTTTAATGATGAAGAGGACATGGAGCAAAGTAATCAGAGTGGAGAGAATGCTCAAAACTTTAAGAGTACACAAAATCATCATGAGAATGAAAATGGGTGTTATCAATGCAGTGAGACAAATGCTGGAAATTTAATTATCAATGATAATGAAGACATTGGAATCGAGAAGAAACCTTGGAAATTCAGCGTAAGCAGGGTGAACCAACTTTTACAGAAACTAGAAGGAAAGTTATTATCATATAAGATGTTTGCACGTGATACCAAACCATCCAGAAATGT gGGTCCTCCAACAGAGTGTTTTGTCTTCCATGCTCGAGCTAAAGAATCCAAATTACCATGTTTA GAGCATGAAAGAGGAAGCAGGGTGATGTGTATTGAACTGGTTGCTAATCGATTCTTACGGAGG ATGGTTCGGGTTCTTGTGGCAACTGCAATAAGGGAAGCAGCTGCAGGTGCAGATGAGGATGCATTGCTAAAGCTGATGGATGCTACATGCAGACGCGCCACTGCTCCACCGGCACCCCCTGATGGTTTATGTCTTGTTGATGTGGGTTATGAAGAATTTAATCCTCAAGATTGCCTTATCTCGAAGGAGTGA